A genomic window from Triticum urartu cultivar G1812 chromosome 7, Tu2.1, whole genome shotgun sequence includes:
- the LOC125519074 gene encoding GDSL esterase/lipase At3g09930-like: MKLLPAALGLVLLLLLVLNPNGVEARPAPAVGHQKKASSATFFVFGDDFADNGNLPLTDPVTEMSRQWAYPYGSNYVDADGFPRPNTPSGRFSNYRIQSDFIATMLGLEEAPPAHARTAKKTCDPSGMTFATGGAGVLDSKSHEVPALAKQVDTFKKMVKDGTITENQLSRSVALVAFSGNDYAGTGVIGLSSPSNINAYIGKVTKEIATNVDQLLKLGVTKVLVNNLHPIGCMPSYTRTNNYTTCDIFGNLGASIHNDNLKQIMTSKKNVYIIDVYTSFVNIVDHGAGKGSELSKQFKRKLSPCCESLNSNGYCGQQDESSAELLYTVCDNSSKFFYWDDMHPTHAGWEAVMKQLEKPLKKFVDQH, translated from the exons ATGAAGCTTCTTCCGGCCGCCCtcggcctcgtcctcctcctcctgctcgtTCTGAATCCCAATGGCGTGGAGGCCCGGCCAGCCCCGGCCGTCGGCCATCAGAAGAAGGCCTCGAGCGCTACCTTCTTCGTCTTCGGGGATGACTTCGCCGACAACGGGAACCTCCCTCTGACCGACCCAGTCACCGAGATGTCGCGGCAATGGGCCTACCCCTACGGCTCCAACTACGTCGATGCCGATGGGTTTCCGCGGCCTAATACTCCGTCCGGCCGTTTCTCAAACTACAGAATCCAGTCGGATTTCATCG CAACAATGCTGGGATTGGAGGAAGCCCCTCCGGCGCATGCCCGCACGGCAAAGAAAACCTGTGACCCATCGGGCATGACCTTTGCTACCGGTGGTGCAGGCGTGTTGGACAGTAAATCGCACGAGGTCCCCGCCCTCGCCAAGCAGGTCGACACTTTTAAGAAGATGGTCAAGGACGGGACCATCACGGAGAATCAACTAAGTCGCTCTGTAGCGCTCGTGGCCTTCTCCGGTAATGACTATGCAGGCACCGGCGTCATTGGCCTAAGTAGCCCCAGCAAT ATTAATGCTTATATTGGGAAGGTGACAAAAGAGATTGCAACTAATGTGGATCAATTGTTGAAGCTTGGGGTGACAAAGGTTCTTGTCAATAACTTGCACCCTATCGGTTGCATGCCATCATACACCCGAACCAACAACTACACGACGTGTGATATTTTTGGAAACTTGGGTGCATCCATTCACAACGACAATCTGAAACAAATTATGACATCAAAGAAGAATGTCTACATCATCGACGTGTACACCTCCTTTGTCAATATTGTAGATCATGGGGCAG GTAAAGGCTCGGAGTTGTCCAAACAATTTAAGCGCAAACTATCGCCGTGCTGCGAGAGTTTGAATTCGAATGGTTACTGCGGACAGCAGGACGAGTCATCCGCGGAGCTTCTGTACACTGTGTGTGACAACTCAAGCAAATTCTTCTATTGGGACGACATGCACCCAACACACGCAGGATGGGAAGCTGTCATGAAACAATTGGAAAAACCCTTGAAGAAGTTTGTAGATCAACACTAG